From the genome of Pelmatolapia mariae isolate MD_Pm_ZW linkage group LG12, Pm_UMD_F_2, whole genome shotgun sequence, one region includes:
- the tbx16 gene encoding T-box transcription factor 16 produces the protein MQSIRDLKSNFSGPPPAHIAPGPDAYLQGNIRMFLEDTELWKTFHEIGTEMIITKPGRRMFPHCKVNLSGLIPCAKYVLLVDMVPEDGFRYKWNKKKWEVAGKAEPQPPCRTYLHPDSPAPGSHWMKQSVSFLKLKLTNNTLDQHGHIILHSMHRYHPRFHIVQADDLFSVRWSVFQTFTFPETSFTAVTAYQNTKITKLKIDHNPFAKGFRDEGTNKKRRANKDPSCLEKRTKASDILNSEEDSPPDFCQSSYDGFDGEDEELPKTKEEDGVKEERYSPWDAEREHRVRTDSPVGADTRDLYSTEQLVPTPASYQSYRFHEYGKSPSPSSSIGSSNSGSGRSSFESRVPDIATVPDHDSSKAREVGPSSCGPQHLPGPQDYTGVLNMSVAQASKPGVIGHHIYNPYSTEQPLGQWGSPGPSQYPPPHHLTTDYTRQAVHHSYHHGNVAEWSQYPLFSYSCW, from the exons ATGCAGTCCATCAGAG ACTTGAAGTCCAATTTCAGCGGGCCTCCTCCGGCCCACATAGCTCCCGGACCTGATGCCTATCTCCAGGGCAATATTAGGATGTTTCTGGAGGACACTGAACTGTGGAAGACCTTCCATGAAATAGGGACAGAGATGATCATTACTAAACCGGGAAG GCGAATGTTTCCACATTGCAAAGTGAATCTATCCGGGCTTATTCCATGTGCCAAGTACGTGTTGTTGGTCGACATGGTCCCAGAGGATGGTTTCAGGTATAAG TGGAATAAAAAGAAGTGGGAGGTAGCAGGAAAGGCAGAACCTCAGCCTCCCTGCAGAACCTACCTCCACCCAGACTCTCCAGCACCAGGGAGTCACTGGATGAAGCAGTCTGTCTCCTTCCTCAAGCTCAAGCTGACTAACAACACGCTCGACCAGCACGGCCAT ATCATTTTGCACTCCATGCATCGCTACCACCCGCGGTTCCACATCGTCCAGGCAGACGACCTGTTCAGTGTGCGCTGGAGTGTTTTCCAGACCTTCACCTTCCCGGAGACTTCCTTCACTGCAGTCACTGCCTACCAGAACACTAAG ATTACAAAGCTGAAGATCGATCACAACCCATTTGCAAAAGGCTTCCGGGATGAAGGCACTAATAAGAAAAG ACGTGCCAACAAGGACCCATCATGCCTTGAGAAGAGGACCAAGGCATCAGACATTTTGAACTCTGAAGAAGACAGTCCACCAG ACTTCTGCCAGTCTTCGTATGACGGTTTCGACGGAGAGGATGAAGAGCTGcccaaaacaaaagaagaggaTGGTGTCAAAGAGGAGCGCTACTCTCCTTGGGATGCTGAGAGAGAGCACAGAGTGAGGACTGACTCTCCTGTTGGAGCAGACACAAGAGATCTCTACAGCACAGAGCAGCTTGTTCCTACTCCAGCTTCCTACCAGTCATACAG GTTCCATGAGTATGGAAAGTCCCCGTCCCCCTCCTCCAGCATCGGCAGCAGCAACAGCGGATCCGGACGCAGCAGCTTTGAGTCCAGAGTTCCCGACATAGCCACGGTCCCTGATCACGACTCCTCAAAGGCCCGTGAGGTTGGCCCTTCCAGCTGTGGCCCCCAGCACCTCCCAGGCCCCCAGGACTACACGGGGGtgctcaacatgtctgtggccCAGGCCAGCAAGCCGGGGGTCATCGGTCACCACATCTACAACCCCTACAGCACCGAGCAGCCCCTGGGCCAGTGGGGCAGCCCAGGTCCTTCCCAGTATCCCCCTCCTCATCATCTGACCACTGACTACACCAGGCAAGCTGTGCATCACAGCTATCACCATGGCAACGTGGCCGAGTGGAGCCAGTACCCGCTGTTCTCTTATTCGTGCTGGTGA